CCCAGATTATCAAAAGTAGGTGACAGTTTGATGTCACGCGGCGGTCAGCTTGCGCACGCCGTTCGGTGTGGCCAGCAGCAGGACATCGGCGCCACGGCGGGCGAACAGCCCGTTGGTGACGACGCCGGGGATCTGGTTGATGGCGGTCTCGAGCCCGGCGGGATCGCGAATCTCGAGGCCGTGGACATCGAGGATGAGATTGCCGTTGTCGGTCACGAAGCCGGCCCGCGGCACCGGACGACCGCCCAGCGCGCTCAGCTCGCGGGCCACCAGCGCCTGCGCCATCGGAATCACCTCGACCGGTAGCGGATAATGCCCCAGCACCTCGACCTGCTTGGTCTCGTCGCAGATGCAGACGAAACGGGTGGCCACCTCGGCGACGATCTTCTCGCGCGTCAGTGCGCCGCCGCCGCCTTTGATCATGGCCAGCGAGGCATCGATCTCGTCGGCACCATCCACATAGACCGGCATCTCGCTCACGTGATTGAGGTCGAACAGTTCGATGCCATGGCCGGCGAGCCGTTCGGCGCTGGCCTCGGAGCTGGCCACCGCGCCGCGGATGCGCGACTTCATCCGCCCCAGGCCGTCGATGAAGTGGTTGGCGGTCGAGCCGGTGCCCACGCCCACGATGCTGCCTTCTTCCACGAAGGCGAGCGCCGCTTCGGCAGCGGCCTGTTTCATTTCGTCCTGAGTCATGCGTGTTGCCGAGAAAGTGGTATTGCGCATTATTCTAGCTCGGATAGGTGGCGGCGGCCGCTGGCGATTCGCATCAGAACAATCGTGAAACCCTGTTTCAACTCTTGTGGTGCGGCGCGGTGCTGGTCATCATGCCCACTTCAGACGACAACGGAATACTCGGAGGTGCGGCATGGGTTTGTTCGATCAACTGGCCGGCGAAGTGGCCGGGCAACTGCTCGGTGGCGACGGGCAGGGGGGCACCCTGGTCAAGCTGGTGATGAGCCTGATCAACCAGACCGAAGGAGGGCTGCCCGGCTTGCTGTCGCGGCTGCAGTCGGGCGGGCTGGCCAGCCAGGTGGCGAGCTGGCTCGGGAGCGGTGAGAACGCGCCGGTCGCCGGGGCGGACATCGCCCACGCGCTGGGCAACGACACCATCGCTCAGCTGGCGCGCCAGTTCGGTCTGTCCGGCGACCAGGTGGCCGGTGGTCTGGCGGAGGCATTGCCCGGCTTCATCGATCGGGTCTCGCCCCAGGGCGAGGTGTCGGGGGACAATGCGCTGATCGAACAGGGCCTGTCGATGCTCGGCGGGTTGCTGGGCAACCGCTGAACCCGGTGCCGCAAGCGATGGGAGGCGCCCCGCGGGGCGCCTTTTTCATGCGCGCGCGGGCGATGCGGCGTCGACGAGCTGGGCAGCGGATTCGATCCGCACGCCGTCGGGCAGATGCAGGGTGCGCGTCGGAAACGCGATTTCGGCGCCGTTCCGTTCGATGATCGCGGCGACCTTCAGCAACACGTCCTGCTTGACCTCGTGATACTTCACCCACTGCGTGGTCTTGGTGAAGGTGTAGACGAAGAAATCCACGGACGAGGCGTTGAACGCGTTGAAGTGGACGATCATGGTCTGGGTCTCGTCGATTTCGTCGTGTTCGACCAGCATCTGGCGCACCTCGTCGGTGATGCGCTGCATCTTGTCCAGATCGTCGTAGCGGATGCCGATGGTCTCGTAGATGCGCCGGTGGGTCATGCGCGACGGGTTCTCCACCGCGATCTGGGTGAATACCGCGTTGGGCACGTACAGGGGGCGCTTGTCGAAGCGGCGGATGCGGGTCAGGCGCCAGCCGATCTCCTCGACCGTGCCCTCGATGTCCTGGTCGGGGGAGCGGATCCAGTCGCCGACCACGAACGGGCGGTCGAAATACACCATCATGGCGCCGAAGAAGTTGGCCAGCAGATCCTTGGCGGCGAAGCCCACTGCGATGCCACCGATCCCGCCGAAGGCGAGCACGCCCGAGATCGAAAAGCCCAGCGATTGCAGCACGATGAGCACGGCGGTGATGAGCACGGCCAGGCGCAGCAGCTTGGCGATGGCCGACACGGTGGTGTGATCGGTGGTCTTGTTGATCCGCTCCCGGTGCTTGAACAGCGCCAGTTCGATGTTGCGGATCAGTCGTGAACACCCCCAGGCGATGAGCGCGACCACCCCGATCTTGCGGATCGGATCGACGGCGGCGAAGATCGGCGCGTCGGTGTGCGTGCCGACCATTTGCGCCGCGAAGGCGATGCCGTTGAGCCAGACCAGGGCCCGCAATGGCCGCCCGACCGCTTCGATGGCGGCCTCGTCCCAGACGCTTGTGGTGTGGTGGGCCCGGGCAAGCAGCTGCCGCAGCACGATCGCCAGCAGGAAGTTGATGAGCAGCACGCTGGCGACGACGAGGAAGACCTGAACGGCGAGGCTGCTGCTGGCCGTGTCCAGGCCAAGTTCGGCGAGCCAGGTATGGAGGAAGTCCGGCAGTTGCATGGTGTTGGGTGCGGTCAACGAGAACTCGGGAAGGTGCGGCCCGGTTGCGCCTCGGGCGGGCCGTAGCGGGCATGATACCAGCCGCATCGCCCGCCAGAAGGCACACAGGCCCGACATGCGGGCCCGTGAGGAGGGGGGGCGGGCGGTCGCCGGCTCAGTCCGGCGCGATGCCTCGCACGATCAGCACGGAGATGGTGACCTTCTTGAGGAGGCGTTCGGCCACGCTGCCGAGCACGAGCCGCTGGACACCGCGTCGCCCATGGGAGCCGACCACGAGCAGGTCGGCGTGCAGCGCCCGGAGGGCTTCGGCCACCTGGTCGGAGGTGGACTGATGCTTGGAGGTGAGCAGTCGCGTCTGCGCGTCCATGCCGGCGTCCGCCGCCACCTGTGCCGCGGCGTCGAGCACGTTCTGGCCCTCGGCGATCAAGGCCTTTTCCACCGCATCGCGGTTGGCCAGGGTGGTGTGACTGAAATGGGCGAACAAGGCTTCGTCCACGGCGTGGACCAGCGTCAGGCTGGCACCGCTGGATTGGGCGAGCGCCACCGCTTCGCGGATGGCCCGGCGGGAGGTGTCGCTGTCGTCGATAGCTGCAACGATATGCTGGTACATCGCAATGGGTCCCGATCAAGGAAGGAAATCCGAAGGCTCTGAGGCTAGCATTCGCACCCAGGCCGCGTCATCGGCGTTTTCCCGTATCGCTGGCCGGATCGCCGATCGGGTGGGTGAACGAAAAAACCCCCGCCGAAGCGGGGGTTCGAAGGAACACCGCCAGGTGTCCTTGGCTCAGTGAGCCTGGGCGGTACCGGCACCACGCGGGGTGCGGATGGATTCGACCAGCTCCTGAATGTGCTGCGGGGGCTCGGCCGTCATCTTGGAGACCAGGATGGCCACGCCGAA
The nucleotide sequence above comes from Nitrogeniibacter mangrovi. Encoded proteins:
- the rpiA gene encoding ribose-5-phosphate isomerase RpiA; its protein translation is MTQDEMKQAAAEAALAFVEEGSIVGVGTGSTANHFIDGLGRMKSRIRGAVASSEASAERLAGHGIELFDLNHVSEMPVYVDGADEIDASLAMIKGGGGALTREKIVAEVATRFVCICDETKQVEVLGHYPLPVEVIPMAQALVARELSALGGRPVPRAGFVTDNGNLILDVHGLEIRDPAGLETAINQIPGVVTNGLFARRGADVLLLATPNGVRKLTAA
- a CDS encoding YidB family protein — encoded protein: MGLFDQLAGEVAGQLLGGDGQGGTLVKLVMSLINQTEGGLPGLLSRLQSGGLASQVASWLGSGENAPVAGADIAHALGNDTIAQLARQFGLSGDQVAGGLAEALPGFIDRVSPQGEVSGDNALIEQGLSMLGGLLGNR
- a CDS encoding mechanosensitive ion channel family protein — translated: MTAPNTMQLPDFLHTWLAELGLDTASSSLAVQVFLVVASVLLINFLLAIVLRQLLARAHHTTSVWDEAAIEAVGRPLRALVWLNGIAFAAQMVGTHTDAPIFAAVDPIRKIGVVALIAWGCSRLIRNIELALFKHRERINKTTDHTTVSAIAKLLRLAVLITAVLIVLQSLGFSISGVLAFGGIGGIAVGFAAKDLLANFFGAMMVYFDRPFVVGDWIRSPDQDIEGTVEEIGWRLTRIRRFDKRPLYVPNAVFTQIAVENPSRMTHRRIYETIGIRYDDLDKMQRITDEVRQMLVEHDEIDETQTMIVHFNAFNASSVDFFVYTFTKTTQWVKYHEVKQDVLLKVAAIIERNGAEIAFPTRTLHLPDGVRIESAAQLVDAASPARA
- a CDS encoding universal stress protein, which translates into the protein MYQHIVAAIDDSDTSRRAIREAVALAQSSGASLTLVHAVDEALFAHFSHTTLANRDAVEKALIAEGQNVLDAAAQVAADAGMDAQTRLLTSKHQSTSDQVAEALRALHADLLVVGSHGRRGVQRLVLGSVAERLLKKVTISVLIVRGIAPD